From one Paenibacillus sp. FSL K6-1330 genomic stretch:
- a CDS encoding mechanosensitive ion channel domain-containing protein, with translation MDFIKNQLDGYGMSEPTIGYLSNMIMVVFIAVVSILANFLTKKIVLKIIIHIVNNNRYTWDNIIVEKKVFHKLSHLVPAIIIYFSASIFPPYQILIEKAAMTYMIIVTITVLNALLNAFDDIYRSFEVSKIRPIKGYIQVVKIVLFIIGGIVVISNLIGQNPLIILSGLGALSAVLMLIFKDSILGLVAGVQLSSNDMVRVGDWIEMPKYDANGDVIDITLNTVKVMNFDKTITMIPSYALISDSFKNWRGMQVSGGRRIKRSVYIDTTSISFCTKEMIEEFQKIHYLTDYVTTKINEIHTYNIEHQINTDSKVNGRQLTNIGVFREYIHQYLRHHPKIHQDMTLIVRQLAPGDNGLPLEIYAFSNDTAWGVYESIQADIFDHIFAVAPTFGLRAFQNPTGHDIVQLKESPEYSRGY, from the coding sequence ATGGACTTTATCAAAAACCAACTAGACGGATACGGCATGAGCGAACCAACCATTGGATATCTCTCAAATATGATCATGGTTGTTTTTATAGCCGTTGTCTCTATATTAGCCAATTTTTTAACCAAAAAAATCGTATTGAAGATCATAATTCATATTGTCAATAACAATCGTTATACATGGGATAATATCATTGTCGAGAAAAAAGTATTCCACAAGCTGTCACATCTCGTGCCGGCGATCATTATTTATTTTTCGGCGTCCATCTTTCCGCCCTATCAGATTCTGATTGAAAAGGCGGCAATGACGTACATGATTATCGTAACCATCACGGTGCTCAATGCGCTGCTTAATGCCTTTGATGACATCTATCGTTCGTTTGAGGTCTCCAAGATCAGGCCGATCAAGGGATACATTCAGGTGGTGAAGATCGTTCTCTTCATCATCGGCGGCATTGTGGTGATCTCAAACCTCATCGGTCAGAATCCGTTGATCATTCTCAGTGGGCTTGGTGCTTTATCGGCCGTGCTGATGCTAATCTTTAAGGATTCCATATTAGGCCTGGTGGCAGGCGTTCAATTATCGTCGAATGACATGGTGCGTGTCGGCGACTGGATTGAAATGCCGAAATACGATGCGAACGGCGACGTGATCGACATTACGTTAAACACGGTAAAGGTGATGAATTTCGATAAGACAATCACCATGATTCCGAGCTACGCTCTCATCTCCGACTCGTTCAAGAATTGGAGAGGCATGCAAGTATCCGGCGGCCGAAGAATTAAGCGAAGCGTCTATATCGATACGACCAGCATAAGTTTTTGTACGAAAGAAATGATTGAGGAATTCCAGAAGATTCACTACCTTACCGATTATGTCACGACAAAAATAAATGAAATTCATACGTATAACATCGAACACCAGATTAATACGGATAGCAAAGTGAATGGCCGACAACTTACGAATATCGGTGTATTCCGAGAATATATCCATCAATATCTGAGGCATCATCCGAAAATTCATCAGGATATGACGCTGATTGTCAGACAGTTAGCACCGGGAGATAACGGACTGCCGTTGGAAATCTACGCTTTCAGTAATGATACCGCCTGGGGAGTGTATGAATCGATTCAAGCGGATATTTTTGACCATATTTTTGCCGTTGCGCCGACATTTGGGCTGCGTGCTTTCCAAAACCCAACCGGCCATGATATCGTTCAACTCAAAGAAAGCCCGGAATATTCGCGAGGATATTGA